CGAGCCGACAAACACCCCGTCAGCACCCAGATGCATCATGAGCGCGGCATCGGCAGGCGTAGCTACACCACCGGCAGCGAAGTTAACGACAGGCAGCTTGCCCAGCTCGTGAACCTCCAGCAGCAGCTCATACGGAACACCCAGCGTCTTCGCTTCATGATATAGCTCATCAAGGGAGAGGCCGGTCACCTTACGGATCTGGCTGTTGATATGGCGCATATGGCGGACAGCTTCCACGATGTTGCCGGTACCCGGCTCACCCTTAGTGCGGATCATGGAGGCTCCTTCGCTAATCCGGCGCAGCGCTTCCCCCAGATCCTTGGCTCCGCATACAAAAGGAACCGTGAATTCGCGTTTATTGATATGGAACACTTCATCGGCAGGAGTTAGTACTTCGCTCTCATCGAGATAGTCTACACCCAGAGATTCGAGAACTTTGGCTTCCACATAGTGGCCGATCCGCGCTTTGGCCATGACAGGGATACTCACTACCTTGATAACCTCTTCTACAATAGTAGGATCAGCCATACGTGCGACACCACCCGCTGCGCGGATATCGGAAGGTACACGCTCCAGGGCCATTACGGCTACTGCGCCTGCGGCCTCAGCAATTTTCGCCTGCTCTGCATTCATGACGTCCATAATGACGCCGCCTTTTTGCATTTCTGCCATGCCTCTTTTGACTCGCGAAGTTCCTGTTTCCATATCTACGCCTCCCGTTAGATCTAACCTAATCTAACATTTAATTCTACCGTAAGGCTGTAATATATACAACCTATTTACTGGGATTTTGTCGTGAAGCTAGTACCTGCGCACCTGTTAAGGTTAGAACAGATTTTTAATTCCTTTGAACAGATCACCGAAAAAATCACCTATGGCTCTCAGCAGCAGCTTGAACCAGCCCGCCTTCTCCGCTTCCTCGGCAGTAATCAGGTTCACCGTCTTCTCTTGCGTCTGATTCATTCCTTCAATCTTATAGGAGTACGTGACCTTACCTACCTTGCTGGCTCCGGCAATCGGTGCGACCAGCGTAGCCGGATCATTCGTGACCACAGTGGTCTTGATCTGCGGCGATACAGTACCCTTAGGAACCATGAACGTTACACCAGCATCTGTTACTACGGATACCTCTTTATTCTTGCCCTTCAGCACAGGCACAGTCTCAGTGCCGGCAATCACGGCCTTAGGCGCAACTACCTGCTTAATCTCGAAATTATTGAAGCCAAAATCCAGCACCTTCTTCGTTTCGGTGAAACGGTGGGCCTCGGAGTCCGCTCCCATAACTACGCTGATTAGACGCATGCCGTCACGCACCGCAGTACCCGTGAAGCAGTTGCCGGCTTTAGACGTATGCCCAGTTTTCAATCCATCAAGACCCGGGTAAGCATAGGCCTTGAAATTAGGGATATTCTTGTTGGCTTCCAGCATCCAGTTGTAGTTAATCATCGGCTTCGAATCACGCTCGCGGAATTTATACGACTGAATTGTCGTAAAATCTGTAAAATCCGGATGATCGGTGACAATATATTTGGCCAGAATCGCCGCATCCATCGCAGACATTACTGTTTCGCCTTTACCCTCCGGGCGGAATTTCTTCGGCATATCGGCACGGTCAAGCCCGGTAGAGTTAATGAAAAAAGCCGTCTTCATCCCCATTTTCTTGGCCGTTTCGTTCATCATTGTGACAAATTCCTGCTCGGAACCTGCGACCAGCTCCGCCAAAGCTACCGTAGCATCATTGGCTGAACCAACCGCCATGGCTATGTAGAGTTCTTTTACCGTATGTTCGTCATGCTCAGCCAGGAAGATCCGCGACCCGGTCTGATTCGCCGCATTCTCCTGAATAGCAACTTTCTGGTCCCAGGAGATCTTGCCGCTATTTACAGCTTCAGTTACAAGATATTCTGTCATCATCTTCGTCATACTCGCCGGAGGCATCGCCTGGTCTGCATTAAGTGAGAGCAGAACCTCCCCTGTAGTAGGCTCAATCAGCACTGCAGATTTCACATTCAGTCCCAGAGATTCCACGCTTGGAATCTTCGCTGCTGCCGTTTTGGCAGGGGTAGCCGCCGCTTTGGTTCCCCCCTCGGTTGTAGCCGGTTTATTCACTGCCTCTGCCATCGCAGAAGCCGCAGGAAATGCTAGCATATTTAGAAGCAGACCCGCTGCCACTGTCTTAATCACAATTTGTTTACTGCTTAGTTTCTGCTTGTACTTCAATGATTACTACTCTCCTTTAATCCTCAGATCAGTGCTTGTTCTATTCTAACACAGGGGTACCTGCAAAAAAAGACAGGCAGGACTAAATTAGTCCTGCCTGTCAACAAAATAGGCGATTCTTCCCGGCTTATAGGGAATAGTTCGGAGCTTCCTTGGTAATCTGTACATCATGAGGATGACTCTCACGCAGGCCTGCCCCAGTGATACGGATGAACGAGGTGTCATTGCGCAGCTCTTCTAATGTCTTCGTTCCGCAATAGCCCATACCGGAGCGCAGTCCGCCGATCAATTGGTGAACCGTGTCAGACAATGGCCCTTTAAAGGCTACACGGCCCTCAATGCCTTCCGGTACCAGCTTCTTATCATCATCCTGGAAGTAACGGTCTTTACTGCCTTGCTTCATAGCGCTCATGCTGCCCATGCCGCGGTATACCTTGTATTTACGTCCCTGATAGATTTCCGACTCTCCGGGGCTTTCTTCCGTACCAGCGAACAGGCTTCCCATCATGACTGCAGCAGCACCAGCGGCGATGGCCTTGGTAATCTCACCGGAGTACTTAATTCCTCCATCTGCAATCACCGGAATGCCATATTCACGGGCAACGGTTGCACAATCGTAGATCGCGGTAACCTGCGGAACGCCGATCCCGGCAATAACGCGGGTAGTACAGATAGATCCCGGGCCAATACCCACCTTGATTACGGAGGCTCCTGCTTCAATCAATTCGCGGGTAGCTTCGCCTGTAGCTACATTACCTGCTACAATGGTTAGATCAGGATAAGTCTCGCGCAGTTTGCGCACTGCATCGATAATGTTAATGTGATGGCCATGTGCGGAATCCACGGTAATCAGATCCACACCGGCTTTTACTAATGCTTCTGTCCGTTCAAACGTGTCCTTGGAGATCCCGATTGCCGCTCCAACCAGCAGACGTCCGTGGGCATCCTTGGCACCGTTAGGGAACTGGATAGCTTTCTCTATATCTTTAATAGTAATGAGACCTTTGAGTATATTATGTTCGTCTACCAGCGGCAGCTTCTCAATCTTGTGACGCTGCAGAATGCCCTTCGCCTCCTGAAGAGTGGTTCCTACAGCAGCTGTAACGAGATTCTCATGAGTCATCACTTCTTTGATCTGAATATTGAAATCATGGATGAAACGCAGGTCGCGGTTCGTCAGAATACCGACAAGCTTGCCCTCTTCATCTACGATAGGCACACCCGAGATACGGTATTTCCCCATCAGGACTTCAGCATCGGATACCCAGTGGTCCGGCGTAAGTGAGAATGGATTGGTAATAACCCCGCTCTCCGAGCGCTTCACACGGTCTACCTCTTCTGCCTGCTGCTCCACGGACATATTCTTATGAATGATGCCGATCCCGCCCTCACGGGCGATAGCAATCGCCATAGCGGCTTCTGTGACTGTGTCCATACCTGCACTCATCAAAGGGATATTCAGCTTCACATTCTTGCTGAGTACAGTGGTTAAGTCCACTTCCTTAGGCAATACCTCGGATTTACGCGGAACCAGCAGCACATCATCGAAAGTGAATCCCTCTTTACCAAACTTATCTTCCCACACCTGGGTCATTCCTCCTCTAAATTCTTTTCTCTACCCGCCCGCCAACTTATGAATAAAGAAACTCCTGCGTCAAGTCCATACCCGATAGACAGCAGTAGAGACCTGGGAGTTATACATAATTGTGTCTTCTGTTAAGGTTTGAGAGGCTTGTCCAAAAATATATTATTGTCCATCTTAGCAAAGGGCATTTGGCCTGTCAAGAATATTACACCGCTCTGTGAAGGGATTAGGCAATCCGCCCTCCGGTAAGCGAATTCTTGGACTAAAGTCCGTCTCCAGTGGACAGTAGAACAAATTTCGGCGGCATCACCGGATATACAAAAAAGCCATTGTCGATGATTCGACAATGGCTCATGTGTGCTTGGCAACGTCCTACTCTCCCAGGACCCTTCGGTCCAAGTACCATCGGCGCTGGAGGGCTTAACGGTCGTGTTCGGGATGGGTACGTGTGGAACCCCTCCGCTATCGCCACCAAACGGGCATTTACAGCGTAAATGCTTCAGGAAATTGATTCCTGAAAACTGAATCCGAAACGAATCTGCGTTGTAGATTTTGGATAAGCCCTCGACCGATTAGTATTGGTCAGCTCCATGCATTGCTGCACTTCCACCTCCAACCTATCTACCTCGTCGTCTTCAAGGGGTCTTACATACTGGGAAATCTCATCTTGAGGGGGGCTTCACGCTTAGATGCTTTCAGCGCTTATCCCGTCCGTACGTAGCTACTCAGCCATGCTCCTGGCGGAACAACTGATGCACCAGCGGTACGTCCATCCCGGTCCTCTCGTACTAAGGACAGCTCCTCTCAAATTTCCTGCGCCCACGACAGATAGGGACCGAACTGTCTCACGACGTTCTGAACCCAGCTCGCGTACCGCTTTAATGGGCGAACAGCCCAACCCTTGGGACCTACTTCAGCCCCAGGATGCGATGAGCCGACATCGAGGTGCCAAACCTCCCCGTCGATGTGGACTCTTGGGGGAGATAAGCCTGTTATCCCCAGGGTAGCTTTTATCCGTTGAGCGATGGCCCTTCCATGCGGTACCACCGGATCACTAAGTCCGACTTTCGTCCCTGCTCGACTTGTAGGTCTCGCAGTCAAGCTCCCTTATGCCTTTGCACTCTGCGAATGATTTCCAACCATTCTGAGGGAACCTTTGAACGCCTCCGTTACTCTTTAGGAGGCGACCGCCCCAGTCAAACTGCCCGCCTGACACGGTCCCCGTACCCGATGAGGGCACTAGGTTAGAACCTAGATACGATCAGGGTGGTATCCCAACGGCGCCTCCGCAGAAGCTTGCGCTCCTGCCTCTACGGCTCCCACCTATCCTGTACAGATCGTACCCAAATTCAATATCAAGCTGCAGTAAAGCTCCATGGGGTCTTTCCGTCTTGTCGCGGGTAACCTGCATCTTCACAGGTATTAAAATTTCACCGGATCTCTCGTTGAGACAGCGCCCAAGTCGTTACGCCATTCGTGCGGGTCAGAATTTACCTGACAAGGAATTTCGCTACCTTAGGACCGTTATAGTTACGGCCGCCGTTTACTGGGGCTTCGGTTCACAGCTTCGGATTGCTCCTAACCGCTCCCCTTAACCTTCCAGCACC
The sequence above is a segment of the Paenibacillus sp. FSL R7-0204 genome. Coding sequences within it:
- a CDS encoding D-alanyl-D-alanine carboxypeptidase family protein, whose protein sequence is MKYKQKLSSKQIVIKTVAAGLLLNMLAFPAASAMAEAVNKPATTEGGTKAAATPAKTAAAKIPSVESLGLNVKSAVLIEPTTGEVLLSLNADQAMPPASMTKMMTEYLVTEAVNSGKISWDQKVAIQENAANQTGSRIFLAEHDEHTVKELYIAMAVGSANDATVALAELVAGSEQEFVTMMNETAKKMGMKTAFFINSTGLDRADMPKKFRPEGKGETVMSAMDAAILAKYIVTDHPDFTDFTTIQSYKFRERDSKPMINYNWMLEANKNIPNFKAYAYPGLDGLKTGHTSKAGNCFTGTAVRDGMRLISVVMGADSEAHRFTETKKVLDFGFNNFEIKQVVAPKAVIAGTETVPVLKGKNKEVSVVTDAGVTFMVPKGTVSPQIKTTVVTNDPATLVAPIAGASKVGKVTYSYKIEGMNQTQEKTVNLITAEEAEKAGWFKLLLRAIGDFFGDLFKGIKNLF
- the guaB gene encoding IMP dehydrogenase yields the protein MWEDKFGKEGFTFDDVLLVPRKSEVLPKEVDLTTVLSKNVKLNIPLMSAGMDTVTEAAMAIAIAREGGIGIIHKNMSVEQQAEEVDRVKRSESGVITNPFSLTPDHWVSDAEVLMGKYRISGVPIVDEEGKLVGILTNRDLRFIHDFNIQIKEVMTHENLVTAAVGTTLQEAKGILQRHKIEKLPLVDEHNILKGLITIKDIEKAIQFPNGAKDAHGRLLVGAAIGISKDTFERTEALVKAGVDLITVDSAHGHHINIIDAVRKLRETYPDLTIVAGNVATGEATRELIEAGASVIKVGIGPGSICTTRVIAGIGVPQVTAIYDCATVAREYGIPVIADGGIKYSGEITKAIAAGAAAVMMGSLFAGTEESPGESEIYQGRKYKVYRGMGSMSAMKQGSKDRYFQDDDKKLVPEGIEGRVAFKGPLSDTVHQLIGGLRSGMGYCGTKTLEELRNDTSFIRITGAGLRESHPHDVQITKEAPNYSL
- the pdxS gene encoding pyridoxal 5'-phosphate synthase lyase subunit PdxS — its product is METGTSRVKRGMAEMQKGGVIMDVMNAEQAKIAEAAGAVAVMALERVPSDIRAAGGVARMADPTIVEEVIKVVSIPVMAKARIGHYVEAKVLESLGVDYLDESEVLTPADEVFHINKREFTVPFVCGAKDLGEALRRISEGASMIRTKGEPGTGNIVEAVRHMRHINSQIRKVTGLSLDELYHEAKTLGVPYELLLEVHELGKLPVVNFAAGGVATPADAALMMHLGADGVFVGSGIFKSDNPEKFARAIVEATTHFTDYKLIAEVSKNLGTPMKGIDIATLSPAERMSERGR